One region of Drosophila kikkawai strain 14028-0561.14 chromosome 2R, DkikHiC1v2, whole genome shotgun sequence genomic DNA includes:
- the LOC108082138 gene encoding uncharacterized protein codes for MEGGCCNLRMNCIIGGFWLMLYYTALAFLMLYEIDNSVQVKYIDSRGKSSYRKNATGFWVLGVCFLSMTLVSLSLILGTLMRHCAFIIVFLFSQIIPVSVELFYLLIALMYGIETEFVFIYLLPFLYLIYIDVVSYFYLSELRRLQDQKTSIIDIEY; via the exons ATGGAGGGGGGTTGCTGTAACCTGCGTATGAATTGTATTATAGGTGGTTTCTGGTTGATGTTGTATTACACCGCCCTGGCATTTCTTATGTTGTACGAAATCGATAACAGTGTTCAGGTGAAGTATATAGATAGTAGAGGAAAATCCAGTTACAGGAAGAATGCTACGGGCTTCTGGGTGCTGGGAGTATGCTTTTTATCAATGACCTTAGTTTCCTTGTCGCTGATCTTGGGCACCCTTATG AGGCACTGTGCGTTTATTATCGTATTTCTATTCTCCCAGATCATTCCGGTGTCTGTGGAACTCTTCTACTTACTGATAGCCCTTATGTATGGCATTGAAACTGAGTTTGTTTTCATATACCTCCTGCCCTTTt TGTATCTCATCTACATCGATGTGGtgtcatatttttatttgtctgaATTGAGAAGGTTGCAGGATCAAAAAACATCGATAATAGATATTGAATATTAA